The following proteins are co-located in the Apium graveolens cultivar Ventura chromosome 5, ASM990537v1, whole genome shotgun sequence genome:
- the LOC141660440 gene encoding uncharacterized protein LOC141660440 produces the protein MGEFDQTSGNSFMSTPSPNRLTSSQLTPATTETNLVPITSHELNGHNYLQWSQSMMMFISGQDKDEYLTGDIQKPDSKDVEYRTWRSENNLVMSWLISSMTTEIGEKILLYTTAKDIWEAAKETFSSSENTAELFQMENTLRDLCQRENSMTIYFTTLTHYWQQLDLFEVHEWKCVEDRAYFKKIVETKRVFKFFMGLDKSHDKVRGRILGTKPLPNLREVFSEVRREESRKWVMLGHQASLILEIPAFATIKDAHLHSGAFVVRSNSQNYNENRSRKGHPWYDHCRRPGHLKEIC, from the coding sequence ATGGGTGAATTCGATCAAACCTCAGGGAATTCATTTATGTCTACTCCCTCTCCTAACAGGCTCACATCCTCTCAACTTACCCCTGCCACCACAGAAACGAACCTCGTCCCAATCACCTCTCACGAACTAAATGGCCATAACTACCTGCAATGGTCTCAGTCAATGATGATGTTCATAAGCGGACAAGACAAAGATGAATATCTTACTGGTGATATACAGAAACCAGATTCAAAAGATGTTGAATACAGAACCTGGAGGTCAGAAAACAACCTGGTTATGTCCTGGTTAATTAGTTCCATGACAACTGAGATTGGAGAAAAAATTTTGTTGTACACCACTGCAAAAGATATATGGGAAGCAGCAAAAGAAACATTCTCAAGTAGCGAAAACACAGCAGAGCTTTTTCAAATGGAGAATACTCTTCGAGATCTTTGTCAAAGAGAAAACTCGATGACGATCTATTTTACAACTCTTACTCATTACTGGCAACAACTAGACTTATTCGAGGTCCATGAATGGAAGTGTGTTGAAGATCGTGCATATTTTAAGAAGATCGTGGAGACCAAACGGGTCTTCAAATTTTTTATGGGACTTGACAAATCCCACGATAAAGTAAGGGGTAGAATTCTTGGTACTAAGCCTTTACCAAATCTGCGGGAGGTTTTTTCAGAAGTGCGTAGAGAAGAGAGCCGCAAGTGGGTTATGTTGGGTCATCAAGCTTCTTTGATTCTTGAAATCCCAGCTTTTGCAACGATCAAGGATGCCCATCTACATTCAGGTGCTTTTGTTGTTCGGAGTAATTCTCAGAACTATAATGAGAATAGGAGCAGAAAAGGTCACCCTTGGTATGATCATTGTCGAAGACCGGGACATTTAAAGGAAATATGCTAA